One Vigna unguiculata cultivar IT97K-499-35 chromosome 11, ASM411807v1, whole genome shotgun sequence DNA window includes the following coding sequences:
- the LOC114168861 gene encoding calcium-binding protein KRP1-like: MAGIGFEDLLPVMATKLGGEGLMKELCNGFELLVDKEKGVITLESLREKAALLGLQDLKEDELVSMMREGDLDGDGALTQMEFCVLMFRLSPELMEESWFWLEDALQHEQLNQTTNNNSSI; the protein is encoded by the coding sequence ATGGCTGGAATCGGCTTCGAGGATCTGCTTCCTGTGATGGCCACCAAGCTTGGTGGGGAGGGCCTTATGAAGGAGCTCTGCAACGGGTTTGAGCTTCTGGTGGACAAAGAAAAAGGGGTGATCACGTTGGAGAGTTTGAGGGAAAAAGCTGCACTTTTGGGGTTGCAGGACTTGAAGGAAGATGAACTTGTGAGCATGATGAGGGAAGGGGATCTTGATGGAGATGGGGCACTCACTCAGATGGAGTTTTGCGTTTTGATGTTCAGGTTGAGCCCTGAGTTGATGGAGGAATCCTGGTTTTGGCTTGAAGACGCTCTCCAACATGAACAACTCAACCAAACCACCAATAACAACTCTTCCATTTAG